A genomic window from Sporosarcina sp. Marseille-Q4063 includes:
- a CDS encoding multidrug efflux SMR transporter, translating into MAWVYLVIASLGEILGVMSINLYIQQKSMSRLLLIVVTFTFGFIFLALAMRDIPMGTAYAIWTGLGAAGAVLMGVLFFEEPASWKRLVFLSCIIAGAVGLKVFG; encoded by the coding sequence ATGGCTTGGGTATATCTTGTGATTGCGAGTTTAGGAGAAATACTTGGCGTTATGAGTATTAATTTATACATACAACAGAAATCAATGTCTCGGTTGCTACTCATCGTTGTCACCTTTACGTTCGGCTTTATTTTTTTGGCGCTCGCAATGCGTGACATTCCGATGGGAACCGCTTATGCGATATGGACCGGACTTGGAGCGGCGGGTGCTGTTCTAATGGGCGTTTTATTTTTCGAAGAACCCGCAAGTTGGAAACGTCTCGTCTTTTTATCTTGTATTATCGCAGGTGCTGTAGGATTGAAAGTTTTTGGATGA
- a CDS encoding multidrug efflux SMR transporter, whose product MAWLYVLFAAFVEVFWVIGLRYSSSFLEWAGTTIMIVFSFYFIIKACEKLPSGTVYAVFTGSGAAAIVLIDFIVFDAAFSLMKVLFIGLIIVGVVGIKMTDSGEKESQVDLTS is encoded by the coding sequence GTGGCTTGGCTCTACGTACTTTTTGCGGCATTTGTAGAAGTTTTCTGGGTGATTGGATTGCGCTATTCCAGCTCGTTTTTGGAGTGGGCAGGCACAACGATCATGATTGTTTTCAGCTTTTACTTTATTATTAAAGCTTGCGAAAAATTACCATCTGGAACCGTATACGCCGTGTTTACCGGCTCTGGTGCTGCTGCAATCGTTCTGATTGATTTCATTGTTTTTGATGCGGCGTTTTCTCTTATGAAAGTATTGTTTATTGGTTTAATCATCGTTGGCGTCGTTGGGATTAAAATGACCGATAGCGGTGAAAAAGAGTCGCAGGTCGATCTAACATCGTAA
- a CDS encoding diacylglycerol kinase family protein, which yields MYLFIVNLQSGNKNTLKNWNEIENLLIERQIPFEKILSNSQVETETFISKHLLNNALNAVAVIGGDGTINSVIQQLAVTTIPLAIFPSGSGNDTARMFQLTDNPKEFVLKMLTGKTTAIDLINVNGRFGITVSGTGLDSVIGNQVNQSFYKPIFNKLGIGSFSYIIAAVITLLTFKPFNGKLTIDGEVLVLTNAWLVACGNTASYGGGLNICPHALPSDGFLNITHLHNANRLNVLFRLFPDLLRGGPVTKEGVFYNAGKEITLETNRPIPAIVDGEITTSTPLHITIRENALLLLLTN from the coding sequence ATGTATCTATTTATCGTTAACTTACAGTCTGGCAATAAAAACACATTGAAAAACTGGAATGAAATCGAAAATCTATTGATTGAACGACAAATCCCATTCGAAAAGATTTTGAGTAATTCACAAGTTGAAACAGAAACGTTTATTTCCAAACATCTACTAAATAATGCCTTAAATGCAGTTGCCGTTATCGGCGGTGATGGAACGATAAATTCTGTCATTCAACAATTAGCTGTAACGACTATCCCGCTTGCAATCTTCCCTTCTGGATCTGGTAATGATACTGCCAGAATGTTTCAATTAACCGACAACCCTAAAGAATTCGTGCTGAAGATGCTGACTGGTAAAACGACTGCGATTGATTTAATTAACGTAAATGGACGGTTCGGCATTACTGTCTCAGGCACTGGTCTCGATTCTGTCATTGGGAATCAAGTCAATCAGTCATTTTACAAGCCGATTTTCAATAAGCTCGGGATTGGTTCTTTTTCCTATATAATTGCCGCCGTTATTACATTACTAACTTTCAAACCATTTAACGGAAAACTGACGATTGATGGTGAAGTTCTTGTATTAACGAACGCTTGGCTTGTTGCTTGTGGCAATACCGCCTCTTACGGCGGCGGTTTAAATATTTGCCCACACGCGCTTCCGTCAGATGGTTTTCTTAATATCACGCATCTTCATAATGCCAATCGACTAAATGTCCTGTTCCGCCTATTCCCTGATTTGCTTCGGGGAGGCCCGGTTACGAAAGAAGGCGTGTTTTACAATGCTGGAAAGGAAATAACGCTTGAAACAAATCGACCGATTCCTGCAATTGTTGATGGAGAAATTACCACGTCAACTCCGCTGCATATAACTATTCGCGAAAATGCTCTACTTTTACTTTTAACTAATTAA
- a CDS encoding MATE family efflux transporter translates to MAKQYDFTEGNIFKQLFIFSAPIILTNLLQISYQFIDSLWVGNLIGSDALGAVATSGTVIFTVLSFVIGLNNAALTILSQQKGKGSEEGLKRYLNAFVVMLSGMSIILGLIGFIMAERILILLGTPDAMIDMAASYLQINFIGMLFLFGYNFIGTVFRSVGDSKTPLYFVLIAVILNTVLDPLFIYTFGWGIEGAAYATIVSQGVAFGTGLFFTLRKNLVPFIKPHLPARSEVFDILKLGIPSGLQMSVISAGSMAIMSVIASLGPAVVAGYGAAQRLDSLIMLPAQALGVAVNSMAGQNIGADRWDRVHRITLYGFIYNLIVMLMLALIMFLFATHGIRLFIKEPDAARFGTDYLKMVAFFYPFLGINFILNGTVRASGAMFQVLVLNIISFWILRYPLTYLLSNMFGEKGIALGIGVSFAISSVFAFLYYRFGRWKNVKVFGD, encoded by the coding sequence GTGGCGAAACAATATGATTTTACGGAAGGGAATATTTTTAAACAGCTCTTTATTTTTTCTGCACCAATTATCCTTACCAACCTTTTGCAAATCTCCTATCAATTTATCGATAGTCTTTGGGTTGGAAATTTAATTGGTTCAGACGCGCTAGGGGCAGTAGCCACATCGGGTACAGTCATTTTTACGGTTCTTTCTTTTGTGATCGGATTAAATAATGCCGCACTCACTATATTGTCGCAACAAAAAGGAAAGGGAAGCGAAGAAGGACTGAAGCGTTATTTAAACGCATTTGTCGTCATGTTATCCGGCATGTCTATTATCTTGGGATTAATCGGATTTATTATGGCGGAACGCATTTTGATTCTACTCGGGACGCCTGATGCGATGATTGACATGGCGGCATCGTATTTGCAAATTAATTTTATCGGTATGTTATTTTTATTCGGCTACAACTTCATTGGAACGGTATTTCGTTCCGTCGGAGATTCGAAAACGCCTTTATATTTCGTATTAATTGCGGTCATACTAAACACCGTTCTTGACCCGCTTTTCATATATACATTTGGGTGGGGAATAGAGGGGGCTGCCTATGCGACGATCGTATCGCAAGGCGTGGCGTTCGGTACAGGTCTCTTTTTCACCTTGCGAAAAAATCTTGTTCCGTTTATCAAGCCACATTTGCCGGCACGAAGTGAAGTTTTCGATATTTTGAAATTGGGGATCCCGTCCGGTTTACAAATGAGTGTTATTTCAGCTGGTTCAATGGCAATCATGAGCGTCATCGCGTCTTTGGGTCCGGCAGTAGTTGCGGGATACGGTGCGGCGCAACGATTGGATAGTCTCATTATGTTGCCTGCGCAAGCGCTTGGTGTAGCCGTTAATAGTATGGCGGGCCAAAATATTGGTGCGGATAGGTGGGACCGCGTGCATCGAATTACGTTATATGGATTTATTTATAATTTGATTGTGATGTTGATGCTAGCGTTAATAATGTTCCTATTCGCTACTCACGGCATCCGGCTTTTTATTAAAGAGCCGGATGCTGCCCGATTCGGTACGGACTATTTAAAAATGGTCGCCTTTTTCTATCCGTTCCTTGGCATTAATTTTATATTGAATGGTACTGTAAGGGCTTCCGGCGCCATGTTCCAGGTCCTCGTACTAAATATTATTTCATTTTGGATACTGCGGTATCCGCTAACCTATTTACTTTCGAACATGTTCGGAGAAAAAGGGATTGCGCTCGGTATTGGTGTCAGCTTTGCGATTAGCAGCGTTTTTGCTTTCCTTTATTATCGATTTGGCCGTTGGAAAAATGTAAAAGTATTTGGTGATTAA
- a CDS encoding CPBP family intramembrane glutamic endopeptidase, with protein sequence MFGEMKIRHLLGVTALFLVPTMVFLFFLILFNAVDFEFVYAIFGLVFYVLVPVIFFGYHFRKQKLSIRQVVYTKGVTRWIPSIFVIVIISIAFSLSAFWLYLYLLSPVLPFIVDFLLEETPMPESGLYLIIEIVMITILAPIVEEFFFRGVILQRLIKKSSVWGGILISSLLFGILHADIIGAFLFGVITALLVIRTGNLLIPILLHMLNNTLAVLLMYVPPAWIEWLDVIAITTRSDVAATAGPHIILLIISSILTAIIVYRLGKGITSEKLSMRS encoded by the coding sequence ATGTTTGGTGAAATGAAAATACGTCATTTGCTCGGGGTTACCGCATTATTTTTAGTACCGACAATGGTGTTCTTGTTTTTCTTGATACTGTTTAATGCTGTGGATTTTGAATTTGTTTATGCGATATTCGGGCTTGTTTTTTATGTGCTTGTTCCGGTTATATTCTTTGGCTATCATTTTAGAAAACAAAAACTTTCTATTCGTCAAGTCGTTTATACGAAAGGCGTCACGCGGTGGATACCTTCAATCTTCGTTATCGTCATCATTTCCATCGCTTTTTCATTAAGTGCATTTTGGCTATATTTATATTTACTAAGCCCGGTACTGCCCTTTATTGTGGATTTTTTATTGGAAGAAACACCGATGCCTGAAAGTGGCCTGTACTTAATTATTGAAATTGTCATGATTACAATTCTAGCGCCAATTGTCGAGGAGTTCTTTTTTCGCGGAGTCATTCTTCAGCGGCTTATCAAAAAGAGTTCTGTTTGGGGCGGCATTTTAATATCTAGCCTCTTATTCGGTATTTTGCATGCTGATATTATCGGGGCATTTTTGTTTGGCGTGATTACAGCCCTTTTAGTTATACGAACCGGCAATTTACTGATTCCAATTTTATTGCATATGCTCAATAATACACTCGCTGTTTTATTAATGTACGTTCCACCAGCATGGATTGAATGGCTCGACGTGATCGCTATTACTACCCGTTCAGATGTTGCAGCTACCGCAGGGCCCCATATCATATTATTAATAATAAGCAGCATCTTGACCGCCATTATTGTTTATCGATTGGGCAAAGGCATTACTAGCGAAAAATTATCGATGAGGAGCTAA
- a CDS encoding AI-2E family transporter has translation MDGLINIFRKREVKRIIIFALIIFILFSVRSMINIILLTFIFTFLMNRLVEFTAKRVPIKRTLLVLLLYSIIIGIMTVGIAKYLPIITSEISQLVKRITTFSAPSQDNVLINYIETVISSDKIATYLEDGFSFLLKSFTDISKTSIQVLLSLILSLFFLLEKPRLKEFTGKFKNSKIAPFYYEIEFFGEKFTRTFGKVIEAQFIIAIVNTILSVLILTVLGFPQIIGLAIMIFFLGLIPVAGVIISLVPLTIIAFTIGGYLKVIYLFVAIMIIHGIEAYILNPKLMSSKTDLPVFYTFVILIFSQHFFGVWGLIIGIPVFVFLLDVLDVTNKEPISSK, from the coding sequence ATGGATGGGTTAATAAATATCTTCCGAAAAAGGGAAGTAAAACGGATTATTATTTTCGCTTTAATTATTTTCATTCTTTTTAGTGTTAGAAGCATGATCAATATCATCTTACTGACATTTATATTTACATTTTTAATGAATCGTCTTGTAGAATTTACGGCTAAACGCGTGCCTATAAAGCGCACTTTACTCGTCTTACTTCTTTATTCCATCATTATAGGAATCATGACAGTAGGAATCGCCAAATATTTACCAATCATTACATCGGAAATCAGCCAACTTGTCAAAAGGATAACAACTTTTTCTGCACCATCGCAAGACAATGTCCTAATTAACTACATAGAAACGGTAATATCGAGTGATAAGATTGCTACCTATTTAGAAGACGGGTTTTCTTTTCTGTTGAAATCATTCACTGATATTAGTAAAACGAGCATTCAAGTATTACTTTCGTTAATTTTAAGCTTGTTCTTCTTACTTGAAAAACCGAGATTAAAAGAATTCACGGGCAAGTTCAAGAATAGCAAAATTGCGCCTTTTTATTATGAAATCGAGTTTTTCGGAGAAAAGTTCACACGCACTTTCGGAAAAGTGATTGAAGCGCAATTTATCATTGCCATCGTCAACACGATCCTATCGGTGCTTATATTAACCGTACTTGGATTCCCGCAAATAATTGGATTAGCCATTATGATTTTCTTTTTAGGACTCATACCTGTTGCGGGTGTGATCATTTCCCTTGTCCCTTTAACTATCATTGCCTTCACAATTGGTGGTTATCTAAAAGTTATCTACCTTTTCGTCGCTATCATGATCATTCATGGGATTGAAGCGTATATCTTGAACCCCAAACTGATGTCGTCAAAAACAGATTTACCCGTTTTTTATACATTCGTCATCCTTATTTTTTCTCAACATTTCTTCGGTGTCTGGGGTCTGATTATTGGAATTCCAGTATTTGTATTCCTACTTGATGTTCTTGACGTTACGAATAAAGAACCAATAAGTTCAAAATAA
- a CDS encoding flavin reductase family protein, which translates to MGNYPTGVTVVTAFDENDKPMGLTVNSFASVSLEPLLVLWSINNGAGSYKDFLKTEKFAVNILASDQEDLCTLFSSRVEDRFGECDWKKSEFDLPILSDSLAVLQCKVFKKVDAGDHTIMIGEVLDIHNEEKEPLLYHRRTIGAIPETFYK; encoded by the coding sequence ATGGGGAATTATCCGACGGGGGTCACAGTTGTAACTGCATTCGATGAAAATGATAAGCCGATGGGATTAACGGTAAATTCGTTTGCGTCCGTATCCTTAGAACCCTTGCTAGTCTTATGGTCAATTAATAACGGAGCTGGTTCATACAAGGACTTTCTGAAAACTGAAAAGTTCGCGGTTAATATCTTGGCATCAGACCAAGAAGATTTATGCACATTGTTTTCTAGCAGAGTCGAGGACCGGTTTGGTGAGTGTGATTGGAAAAAATCCGAATTCGATTTACCAATTCTATCTGATTCATTAGCTGTGTTACAATGTAAAGTGTTTAAAAAAGTTGATGCTGGCGACCATACAATTATGATTGGTGAAGTACTCGATATACATAACGAGGAAAAAGAGCCACTTTTATATCATAGAAGAACAATCGGCGCTATTCCTGAAACGTTTTATAAATGA